The proteins below come from a single Onychomys torridus chromosome 18, mOncTor1.1, whole genome shotgun sequence genomic window:
- the Zbtb12 gene encoding LOW QUALITY PROTEIN: zinc finger and BTB domain-containing protein 12 (The sequence of the model RefSeq protein was modified relative to this genomic sequence to represent the inferred CDS: deleted 1 base in 1 codon) produces the protein MASGVEVLRFQLPGHEAATLRNMNQLRAEERFCDVTIVADSLKFRGHKVILAACSPFLRDQFLLNPSSELQVSLMHSARIVADLLLSCYTGALEFAVRDIVNYLTAASYLQMEHVVEKCRNALSQFIEPKIGLKEDGVSEASLAGSVSAAKSLLPPARTPKPAPKPPPPPPLPPPLLRPVKLEFPLDEDLELKAEDEDEDEDEDVSDICIVKVESALEVAHRLKPPGGLAGGLGIGASVSSHLGELAQSSVAPNTVAPPQGVVKACYSLSEDAEGEGLLLIPGGRASVGATSGLVEAAAVAMAARGAGGSLGAGGSRGPLPGGFSSGNPLKNIKCTKCPEVFQGVEKLVFHMRAQHFIFMCPRCGKQFNHSSNLNRHMNVHRGVKSHSCGICGKCFTQKSTLHDHLNLHSGARPYRCSYCDVRFAHKPAIRRHLKEQHGKTTAENVLEAGVAEINVLIR, from the exons ATGGCCTCTGGGGTGGAAGTCCTGCGCTTCCAGCTGCCTGGCCACGAGGCCGCGACGCTGCGGAACATGAACCAGCTCCGCGCCGAGGAGCGGTTCTGCGACGTGACCATCGTGGCCGACAGCCTCAAGTTCCGCGGCCACAAGGTCATCCTGGCCGCCTGCTCACCGTTCCTCCGGGACCAGTTCTTGCTGAACCCCAGCTCGGAGCTGCAGGTCTCGCTGATGCACAGCGCGCGCATCGTGGCCGACCTGCTCCTCTCCTGCTACACGGGCGCCCTGGAG TTCGCAGTCAGGGACATCGTCAACTACCTGACGGCCGCCTCCTACCTGCAGATGGAGCACGTGGTAGAGAAGTGCCGGAACGCCCTCAGCCAGTTCATTGAGCCCAAGATAGGCCTCAAAGAGGACGGGGTCAGCGAGGCTAGCCTCGCGGGCAGTGTCAGTGCCGCCAagtccctccttcctccagccaggACCCCAAAGCCAGCCCCCAAACCTCCGCCCCCGCCTCCTCTGCCGCCTCCGCTCCTGCGCCCCGTGAAGCTGGAGTTTCCTCTGGATGAGGACCTAGAGCTGAAGgcggaggacgaggacgaggacgaggacgaggatgTGTCTGACATCTGCATTGTCAAGGTGGAGTCCGCGCTCGAAGTGGCACACAGGCTCAAGCCCCCCGGAGGCCTGGCAGGGGGCCTGGGCATCGGGGCCTCTGTGAGCAGCCACTTGGGGGAGCTGGCCCAGAGTAGCGTGGCCCCCAACACTGTCGCCCCACCGCAAGGTGTGGTGAAGGCCTGCTACAGCCTGTCTGAGGACGCCGAAGGGGAAGGCCTGTTGTTGATCCCTGGAGGCCGGGCCAGTGTGGGGGCCACCTCGGGCCTAGTGGAAGCGGCAGCGGTGGCCATGGCTGCCCGGGGGGCGGGGGGCAGTCTGGGGGCAGGGGGTAGCCGGGGACCCCTGCCTGGGGGCTTCTCTAGTGGAAACCCCTTAAAGAACATCAAGTGCACCAAGTGCCCGGAAGTGTTCCAGGGTGTGGAGAAGCTGGTCTTCCACATGCGTGCCCAACATTTCATCTTCATGTGCCCGCGCTGCGGCAAGCAGTTCAACCACAGCAGCAACCTTAACCGCCACATGAACGTGCACCGTGGCGTCAAGTCGCACTCGTGCGGGATCTGTGGCAAGTGCTTCACGCAGAAGTCCACGCTGCATGATCACCTCAACCTGCACTCAGGAGCGCGGCCCTACCGATGCTCCTACTGTGACGTGCGATTCGCCCACAAGCCGGCCATCAGGCGGCACCTCAAGGAGCAACATGGTAAAACCACAGCCGAGAACGTGCTGGAGGCTGGCGTGGCGGAGATCAACGTCCTCATCCGTTGA
- the Ehmt2 gene encoding histone-lysine N-methyltransferase EHMT2 isoform X2 — protein sequence MAAAAGAAAAAAAEGEAPAEMGALLLEKEPRGSTDRAHGSLGDTAPGEETLPKADPDPLEPAGPSSPASVTVTVGDEGADTPAGATALLGEEPESLEGDGSRILLGHATKSFPSSPSKGGACPSRAKMSMTGAGKSPPSVQSLAMRLLSMPGAQGAAAPGPEPPPAAATGQEGQPKVHRARKTMSKPGNGQPPVPEKRPPEVQHFRMSDDMHSLGKVTSDVAKRRKLNSGSLSEDFGSARGSGDVTLEKGEPRPLEEWETVVGEDFSLYYDSYSVDERVDSDSKSEVEALAEQLSEEEEEEEEEEEEEEEEEEEEEEEEEDEESGNQSDRSGSSGRRKAKKKWRKDSPWVKPSRKRRKREPARAKEPRGVNGVGSSGPSEYMEVPLGSLELPSEGTLSPNHAGVSNDTSSLETERGFEELPLCSCRMEAPKIDRISERAGHKCMATESVDGELSGCNATILKRETMRPSSRVALMVLCEAHRARMVKHHCCPGCGYFCTAGTFLECHPDFRVAHRFHKACVSQLNGMVFCPHCGEDASEAQEVTIPRGDGGTPPAGTAAPAPLPLAQDAPGRADTSQPSARMRGHGEPRRPPCDPLTDTIDSSGPSLTLPNGGCLSAVGLPPGPGREALEKALVIQESERRKKLRFHPRQLYLSVKQGELQKVILMLLDNLDPNFQSDQQSKRTPLHAAAQKGSVEICHVLLQAGANINAVDKQQRTPLMEAVVNNHLEVARYMVQLGGCVYSKEEDGSTCLHHAAKIGNLEMVSLLLSTGQVDVNAQDSGGWTPIIWAAEHKHIDVIRMLLTRGADVTLTDNEENICLHWASFTGSAAIAEVLLNARCDLHAVNYHGDTPLHIAARESYHDCVLLFLSRGANPELRNKEGDTAWDLTPERSDVWFALQLNRKLRLGVGNRAVRTEKIICRDVARGYENVPIPCVNGVDGEPCPEDYKYISENCETSTMNIDRNITHLQHCTCVDDCSSSNCLCGQLSIRCWYDKDGRLLQEFNKIEPPLIFECNQACSCWRSCKNRVVQSGIKVRLQLYRTAKMGWGVRALQTIPQGTFICEYVGELISDAEADVREDDSYLFDLDNKDGEVYCIDARYYGNISRFINHLCDPNIIPVRVFMLHQDLRFPRIAFFSSRDIRTGEELGFDYGDRFWDIKSKYFTCQCGSEKCKHSAEAIALEQSRLARLDPHPELLPELSSLPPINT from the exons atggcggcggcggcgggagctgcggcggcggcggccgccgAG GGGGAGGCCCCCGCCGAGATGGGGGCGctgctgctggagaaggagccccGCGGCAGCACCGACCGAG CTCATGGCTCTTTGGGGGACACCGCTCCTGGCGAGGAGACCCTTCCCAAGGCCGACCCCGACCCCCTGGAGCCCGCCGGCCCCTCCTCGCCGGCCTCTGTCACTGTCACCGTCGGCGACGAGGGGGCTGACACCCCTGCGGGGGCCACGGCACTGCTTGGGGAGGAACCCGAGAGCCTGGAGGGCGACGGGAGCCGGATCCTGCTGG GCCACGCCACAAAGTCATTCCCCTCTTCCCCCAGCAAGGGGGGCGCCTGTCCCAGTCGGGCCAAAATGTCAATGACTGGGGCAGGAAAGTCGCCCCCCTCGGTCCAGAGTTTGGCCATGAGGCTGCTGAGCATGCCCGGGGCCCAGGGAGCTGCGGCTCCTGGGCCTGAACCCCCTCCGGCTGCAGCTACCGGCCAGGAGGGGCAGCCCAAGGTACACCGCGCCCGGAAGACCATGTCCAAACCAGGCAACGGCCAG CCTCCTGTCCCCGAGAAGCGGCCCCCTGAAGTGCAGCATTTCCGCATGAGTGATGACATGCACTCCCTGGGGAAGGTGACCTCAG ATGTGGCCAAAAGGAGGAAGCTGAACTCTGGCAGCCTG TCGGAGGACTTTGGCTCTGCCCGGGGCTCAGGAGATGTGACCCTGGAGAAAGGAGAGCCCAGGCCCCTGGAGGAGTGGGAGACGGTGGTGGGCGAGGATTTCAGCCTCTACTATGATTCTTACTCTGTGGATGAGCGAGTGGATTCTGACAGCAAG tCTGAAGTTGAGGCTTTAGCTGAGCAATtgagtgaagaggaggaggaggaagaggaggaagaagaggaagaggaggaggaggaagaggaagaggaggaggaggaagaggatgaggagtcAGGCAACCAATCTGACAGG AGCGGCTCCAGCGGCCGGCGCAAGGccaagaagaaatggagaaaagacagcccGTGGGTGAAGCCATCTAGGAAAAGGCGGAAGCGAGAGCCTGCGAGGGCCAAGGAGCCAAGAG gAGTGAATGGTGTGGGCTCCTCAGGGCCCAGTGAGTACATGGAGGTCCCTCTGGGGTCCCTGGAGCTGCCCAGCGAGGGGACCCTCTCCCCCAACCACGCTG GGGTATCCAATGACACATCTTCGCTGGAAACAGAGCGGGGGTTCGAGGAGCTGCCCCTCTGCAGCTGCCGCATGGAGGCGCCCAAGATAGACCGCATTAGTGAGAGAGCAGGACACAAGTGTATGGCCACCGAAAGCGTGGATGGAGAG ctgtCGGGTTGCAATGCCACCATCCTCAAGCGGGAGACCATGCGTCCTTCTAGCCGGGTGGCACTGATGGTACTCTGTGAGGCCCATCGTGCCCGCATGGTCAAGCACCATTGCTGCCCAGGCTGCGGCTACTTCTGCACAGCG GGTACCTTCCTAGAATGCCACCCTGACTTCCGCGTCGCCCACCGCTTCCATAAGGCCTGTGTGTCCCAGCTCAATGGAATGGTCTTCTGTCCCCACTGTGGAGAGGATGCTTCGGAGGCCCAGGAGGTGACCATTCCCCGGGGCGATGGGGGAACCCCTCCAGCTGGCACTGCAGCTCCTGCCCCGCTACCCCTGGCACAAGATGCCCCAGGGCGAGCAGATACCTCCCAGCCCAG TGCACGAATGCGAGGGCATGGAGAACCCCGGCGCCCGCCCTGTGATCCCCTGACAGATACCATCGACAGCTCAGGGCCTTCACTAACCCTGCCTAACGGGGGCTGCCTCTCAGCTGTGGGTCTGCCCCCAGGGCCGGGCCGTGAAGCCCTGGAGAAGGCCTTGGTCATTCAGGAGTCAGAGAG GCGGAAGAAGCTCCGTTTCCACCCACGGCAGCTGTACCTGTCAGTGAAGCAGGGGGAGCTGCAGAAGGTGATCCTCATGCTGT TAGACAACCTGGACCCCAACTTCCAGAGTGACCAGCAGAGCAAGCGCACACCCCTGCATGCAGCTGCACAGAAGGGGTCCGTGGAGATCTGTCATGTGCTGCTGCAG GCAGGAGCCAACATCAATGCCGTAGATAAGCAGCAACGCACGCCGTTGATGGAGGCCGTGGTGAACAACCACCTGGAGGTGGCTCGGTACAtggtgcagctgggtggctgtgtcTACAGCAAG GAAGAAGATGGCTCCACATGTCTCCATCATGCAGCCAAAATTGGGAACTTGGAGATGGTTAGCCTGCTGCTGAGCACAGGGCAGGTGGACGTCAATGCCCAG GACAGTGGGGGCTGGACGCCCATCATCTGGGCAGCCGAGCACAAGCACATTGACGTGATCCGGATGCTGCTGACCCGGGGTGCCGACGTCACCCTAACTGACAAT GAGGAAAACATCTGCCTGCACTGGGCCTCCTTCACGGGCAGTGCTGCCATCGCTGAGGTACTCCTGAACGCCCGGTGTGACCTCCACGCCGTCAACTACCATGGGGACACACCGCTGCACATTGCTGCCAGGGAGAGCTACCATGACTGCGTTCT GTTGTTCCTGTCTCGAGGCGCCAACCCTGAGCTTCGGAACAAGGAAGGAGACACAGCCTGGGATCTGACCCCAGAGCGTTCCGACGTATGGTTTGCACTACAGCTCAACCGCAAGCTCAGGCTCGGGGTAGGGAACCGGGCTGTCCGCACCGAGAAGATCATCTGCCG GGATGTAGCTAGAGGCTACGAGAATGTGCCCATCCCCTGCGTCAATGGTGTGGATGGCGAGCCGTGCCCCGAGGATTATAAGTACATCTCCGAGAACTGTGAGACATCCACAATGAACATTGACCGGAACATCACTCACCTGCAG CACTGCACGTGTGTGGATGACTGTTCCAGCTCCAACTGTCTGTGTGGCCAGCTCAGCATCCGCTGTTGGTATGACAAG GACGGGCGGCTGCTTCAGGAGTTTAACAAGATCGAACCCCCCCTGATCTTTGAGTGTAACCAGGCATGCTCCTGCTGGAGAAGCTGCAAGAACCGCGTGGTGCAGAGCGGCATCAA GGTGCGGCTGCAGCTCTACCGTACAGCCAAGATGGGCTGGGGGGTCCGTGCCCTGCAGACCATTCCCCAGGGCACCTTCATCTGTGA GTATGTTGGAGAGCTGATCTCTGACGCTGAGGCCGATGTTAGAGAGGATGATTCTTACCTCTTCGACTTGGACAAcaag GATGGAGAGGTTTACTGCATCGATGCCCGTTACTATGGCAACATCAGCCGCTTCATCAACCACCTGTGTGACCCCAACATCATCCCTGTCCGGGTCTTCATGCTGCACCAAGACCTGCGGTTCCCACGAATTGCCTTCTTCAGCTCCAGGGACATCCGGAcgggggaggagctggg GTTTGACTATGGTGACCGATTCTGGGATATCAAGAGCAAGTATTTCACCTGCCAGTGTGGTTCTGAAAAGTGCAAGCACTCAGCTGAGGCCATTGCCCTGGAGCAGAGTCGCCTGGCTCGTCTGGACCCCCACCCTGAGCTGTTGCCCGAGCTCAGTTCCTTGCCCCCCATAAACACCTGA
- the Ehmt2 gene encoding histone-lysine N-methyltransferase EHMT2 isoform X1 codes for MRGLPRGRGLMRARGRGRAAPTGSRGRGRGGAHRGRGRPRSLLSLPRAQASWAPQLPAGLTGPPAPCLPSQGEAPAEMGALLLEKEPRGSTDRAHGSLGDTAPGEETLPKADPDPLEPAGPSSPASVTVTVGDEGADTPAGATALLGEEPESLEGDGSRILLGHATKSFPSSPSKGGACPSRAKMSMTGAGKSPPSVQSLAMRLLSMPGAQGAAAPGPEPPPAAATGQEGQPKVHRARKTMSKPGNGQPPVPEKRPPEVQHFRMSDDMHSLGKVTSDVAKRRKLNSGSLSEDFGSARGSGDVTLEKGEPRPLEEWETVVGEDFSLYYDSYSVDERVDSDSKSEVEALAEQLSEEEEEEEEEEEEEEEEEEEEEEEEEDEESGNQSDRSGSSGRRKAKKKWRKDSPWVKPSRKRRKREPARAKEPRGVNGVGSSGPSEYMEVPLGSLELPSEGTLSPNHAGVSNDTSSLETERGFEELPLCSCRMEAPKIDRISERAGHKCMATESVDGELSGCNATILKRETMRPSSRVALMVLCEAHRARMVKHHCCPGCGYFCTAGTFLECHPDFRVAHRFHKACVSQLNGMVFCPHCGEDASEAQEVTIPRGDGGTPPAGTAAPAPLPLAQDAPGRADTSQPSARMRGHGEPRRPPCDPLTDTIDSSGPSLTLPNGGCLSAVGLPPGPGREALEKALVIQESERRKKLRFHPRQLYLSVKQGELQKVILMLLDNLDPNFQSDQQSKRTPLHAAAQKGSVEICHVLLQAGANINAVDKQQRTPLMEAVVNNHLEVARYMVQLGGCVYSKEEDGSTCLHHAAKIGNLEMVSLLLSTGQVDVNAQDSGGWTPIIWAAEHKHIDVIRMLLTRGADVTLTDNEENICLHWASFTGSAAIAEVLLNARCDLHAVNYHGDTPLHIAARESYHDCVLLFLSRGANPELRNKEGDTAWDLTPERSDVWFALQLNRKLRLGVGNRAVRTEKIICRDVARGYENVPIPCVNGVDGEPCPEDYKYISENCETSTMNIDRNITHLQHCTCVDDCSSSNCLCGQLSIRCWYDKDGRLLQEFNKIEPPLIFECNQACSCWRSCKNRVVQSGIKVRLQLYRTAKMGWGVRALQTIPQGTFICEYVGELISDAEADVREDDSYLFDLDNKDGEVYCIDARYYGNISRFINHLCDPNIIPVRVFMLHQDLRFPRIAFFSSRDIRTGEELGFDYGDRFWDIKSKYFTCQCGSEKCKHSAEAIALEQSRLARLDPHPELLPELSSLPPINT; via the exons ATGCGGGGTCTGCCGAGAGGGAGGGGGCTGATGCGGGCCCGGGGGCGGGGGCGTGCGGCCCCCACGGGCAGCCGCGGCCGCGGGAGGGGGGGCGCCCACCGGGGCCGCGGCCGGCCCCGCAGCCTGCTCTCGCTGCCCAGGGCCCAGGCGTCCTGGGCCCCCCAGCTGCCTGCCGGGCTGACGGGCCCCCCGGCCCCTTGTCTGCCCTCCCAGGGGGAGGCCCCCGCCGAGATGGGGGCGctgctgctggagaaggagccccGCGGCAGCACCGACCGAG CTCATGGCTCTTTGGGGGACACCGCTCCTGGCGAGGAGACCCTTCCCAAGGCCGACCCCGACCCCCTGGAGCCCGCCGGCCCCTCCTCGCCGGCCTCTGTCACTGTCACCGTCGGCGACGAGGGGGCTGACACCCCTGCGGGGGCCACGGCACTGCTTGGGGAGGAACCCGAGAGCCTGGAGGGCGACGGGAGCCGGATCCTGCTGG GCCACGCCACAAAGTCATTCCCCTCTTCCCCCAGCAAGGGGGGCGCCTGTCCCAGTCGGGCCAAAATGTCAATGACTGGGGCAGGAAAGTCGCCCCCCTCGGTCCAGAGTTTGGCCATGAGGCTGCTGAGCATGCCCGGGGCCCAGGGAGCTGCGGCTCCTGGGCCTGAACCCCCTCCGGCTGCAGCTACCGGCCAGGAGGGGCAGCCCAAGGTACACCGCGCCCGGAAGACCATGTCCAAACCAGGCAACGGCCAG CCTCCTGTCCCCGAGAAGCGGCCCCCTGAAGTGCAGCATTTCCGCATGAGTGATGACATGCACTCCCTGGGGAAGGTGACCTCAG ATGTGGCCAAAAGGAGGAAGCTGAACTCTGGCAGCCTG TCGGAGGACTTTGGCTCTGCCCGGGGCTCAGGAGATGTGACCCTGGAGAAAGGAGAGCCCAGGCCCCTGGAGGAGTGGGAGACGGTGGTGGGCGAGGATTTCAGCCTCTACTATGATTCTTACTCTGTGGATGAGCGAGTGGATTCTGACAGCAAG tCTGAAGTTGAGGCTTTAGCTGAGCAATtgagtgaagaggaggaggaggaagaggaggaagaagaggaagaggaggaggaggaagaggaagaggaggaggaggaagaggatgaggagtcAGGCAACCAATCTGACAGG AGCGGCTCCAGCGGCCGGCGCAAGGccaagaagaaatggagaaaagacagcccGTGGGTGAAGCCATCTAGGAAAAGGCGGAAGCGAGAGCCTGCGAGGGCCAAGGAGCCAAGAG gAGTGAATGGTGTGGGCTCCTCAGGGCCCAGTGAGTACATGGAGGTCCCTCTGGGGTCCCTGGAGCTGCCCAGCGAGGGGACCCTCTCCCCCAACCACGCTG GGGTATCCAATGACACATCTTCGCTGGAAACAGAGCGGGGGTTCGAGGAGCTGCCCCTCTGCAGCTGCCGCATGGAGGCGCCCAAGATAGACCGCATTAGTGAGAGAGCAGGACACAAGTGTATGGCCACCGAAAGCGTGGATGGAGAG ctgtCGGGTTGCAATGCCACCATCCTCAAGCGGGAGACCATGCGTCCTTCTAGCCGGGTGGCACTGATGGTACTCTGTGAGGCCCATCGTGCCCGCATGGTCAAGCACCATTGCTGCCCAGGCTGCGGCTACTTCTGCACAGCG GGTACCTTCCTAGAATGCCACCCTGACTTCCGCGTCGCCCACCGCTTCCATAAGGCCTGTGTGTCCCAGCTCAATGGAATGGTCTTCTGTCCCCACTGTGGAGAGGATGCTTCGGAGGCCCAGGAGGTGACCATTCCCCGGGGCGATGGGGGAACCCCTCCAGCTGGCACTGCAGCTCCTGCCCCGCTACCCCTGGCACAAGATGCCCCAGGGCGAGCAGATACCTCCCAGCCCAG TGCACGAATGCGAGGGCATGGAGAACCCCGGCGCCCGCCCTGTGATCCCCTGACAGATACCATCGACAGCTCAGGGCCTTCACTAACCCTGCCTAACGGGGGCTGCCTCTCAGCTGTGGGTCTGCCCCCAGGGCCGGGCCGTGAAGCCCTGGAGAAGGCCTTGGTCATTCAGGAGTCAGAGAG GCGGAAGAAGCTCCGTTTCCACCCACGGCAGCTGTACCTGTCAGTGAAGCAGGGGGAGCTGCAGAAGGTGATCCTCATGCTGT TAGACAACCTGGACCCCAACTTCCAGAGTGACCAGCAGAGCAAGCGCACACCCCTGCATGCAGCTGCACAGAAGGGGTCCGTGGAGATCTGTCATGTGCTGCTGCAG GCAGGAGCCAACATCAATGCCGTAGATAAGCAGCAACGCACGCCGTTGATGGAGGCCGTGGTGAACAACCACCTGGAGGTGGCTCGGTACAtggtgcagctgggtggctgtgtcTACAGCAAG GAAGAAGATGGCTCCACATGTCTCCATCATGCAGCCAAAATTGGGAACTTGGAGATGGTTAGCCTGCTGCTGAGCACAGGGCAGGTGGACGTCAATGCCCAG GACAGTGGGGGCTGGACGCCCATCATCTGGGCAGCCGAGCACAAGCACATTGACGTGATCCGGATGCTGCTGACCCGGGGTGCCGACGTCACCCTAACTGACAAT GAGGAAAACATCTGCCTGCACTGGGCCTCCTTCACGGGCAGTGCTGCCATCGCTGAGGTACTCCTGAACGCCCGGTGTGACCTCCACGCCGTCAACTACCATGGGGACACACCGCTGCACATTGCTGCCAGGGAGAGCTACCATGACTGCGTTCT GTTGTTCCTGTCTCGAGGCGCCAACCCTGAGCTTCGGAACAAGGAAGGAGACACAGCCTGGGATCTGACCCCAGAGCGTTCCGACGTATGGTTTGCACTACAGCTCAACCGCAAGCTCAGGCTCGGGGTAGGGAACCGGGCTGTCCGCACCGAGAAGATCATCTGCCG GGATGTAGCTAGAGGCTACGAGAATGTGCCCATCCCCTGCGTCAATGGTGTGGATGGCGAGCCGTGCCCCGAGGATTATAAGTACATCTCCGAGAACTGTGAGACATCCACAATGAACATTGACCGGAACATCACTCACCTGCAG CACTGCACGTGTGTGGATGACTGTTCCAGCTCCAACTGTCTGTGTGGCCAGCTCAGCATCCGCTGTTGGTATGACAAG GACGGGCGGCTGCTTCAGGAGTTTAACAAGATCGAACCCCCCCTGATCTTTGAGTGTAACCAGGCATGCTCCTGCTGGAGAAGCTGCAAGAACCGCGTGGTGCAGAGCGGCATCAA GGTGCGGCTGCAGCTCTACCGTACAGCCAAGATGGGCTGGGGGGTCCGTGCCCTGCAGACCATTCCCCAGGGCACCTTCATCTGTGA GTATGTTGGAGAGCTGATCTCTGACGCTGAGGCCGATGTTAGAGAGGATGATTCTTACCTCTTCGACTTGGACAAcaag GATGGAGAGGTTTACTGCATCGATGCCCGTTACTATGGCAACATCAGCCGCTTCATCAACCACCTGTGTGACCCCAACATCATCCCTGTCCGGGTCTTCATGCTGCACCAAGACCTGCGGTTCCCACGAATTGCCTTCTTCAGCTCCAGGGACATCCGGAcgggggaggagctggg GTTTGACTATGGTGACCGATTCTGGGATATCAAGAGCAAGTATTTCACCTGCCAGTGTGGTTCTGAAAAGTGCAAGCACTCAGCTGAGGCCATTGCCCTGGAGCAGAGTCGCCTGGCTCGTCTGGACCCCCACCCTGAGCTGTTGCCCGAGCTCAGTTCCTTGCCCCCCATAAACACCTGA